Proteins encoded in a region of the Helicobacter sp. 11S03491-1 genome:
- the gap gene encoding type I glyceraldehyde-3-phosphate dehydrogenase yields MSKLKIAINGFGRLGRSIARVIANRDDVELVGINDTSDWEILAYLLEHDSTHGHFPDCISYKNKQLFVNFKPVQTFSCKNPQDLDFSICNADVVIESSGLFLTQKEVKHHLQKGIKKVVFSAPTNDETPTFVIGVNHQLYNGEKIISNASCTTNCLAPICKIIDDKFGIEAGILTTIHSYTNDQNLLDCAHKKDKRRSRAAAVNIIPTTTGAAKSIYKILPNLKDKLDGHSVRVPVIDVSMVDLNLQLKEKISTQDINNALCEASNNNFKGILGIDKKYGVSTDFLNDSRSAIVAEDLTFSIGKMAKIMAWYDNEWGYSNRIIDLCVFINQ; encoded by the coding sequence ATGTCTAAACTAAAAATCGCTATTAATGGCTTTGGAAGACTCGGCAGAAGCATAGCAAGAGTCATTGCCAACAGAGATGATGTAGAATTAGTAGGGATTAATGATACAAGTGATTGGGAAATACTTGCCTACTTGCTTGAGCATGATAGCACACATGGACATTTTCCTGATTGTATTTCTTATAAGAATAAACAACTTTTTGTTAATTTTAAACCTGTTCAAACATTTTCTTGCAAAAATCCTCAAGATTTAGACTTCTCTATCTGTAATGCTGATGTTGTTATTGAGTCATCCGGTTTATTTCTAACCCAAAAAGAAGTCAAGCACCATCTTCAAAAAGGCATCAAAAAAGTCGTATTTTCTGCACCTACAAATGATGAAACTCCAACTTTTGTCATAGGGGTTAATCATCAACTCTATAATGGAGAAAAAATTATTTCAAATGCATCTTGCACAACAAATTGTCTAGCGCCTATTTGCAAAATTATAGATGACAAGTTTGGGATAGAAGCAGGCATCCTTACTACAATTCATAGTTATACCAACGATCAAAATTTACTTGATTGTGCCCACAAAAAAGACAAAAGACGTTCACGTGCTGCTGCAGTTAATATTATTCCCACCACCACAGGAGCAGCCAAATCAATCTATAAAATTCTCCCTAATCTCAAAGATAAACTTGATGGTCATAGTGTTAGAGTTCCGGTTATTGATGTATCTATGGTAGATTTAAACCTTCAACTTAAAGAAAAAATCTCTACTCAAGATATTAATAATGCCTTATGTGAAGCTTCCAATAACAATTTCAAAGGAATTTTGGGTATTGATAAAAAATATGGTGTAAGTACTGATTTTCTCAATGATTCCAGAAGTGCTATTGTCGCAGAGGATCTGACTTTTAGTATTGGCAAAATGGCAAAAATCATGGCATGGTATGATAATGAATGGGGTTATTCTAATCGTATTATCGATTTATGTGTATTTATCAACCAATAA
- a CDS encoding fumarate reductase cytochrome b subunit: MQQDKIIESYLGITPERKKSKMPAKLDFWQSATGLFLAIFMIVHMFLVSSILISDEAMYKVTKFFEGSFLFKAGHPAIVSGVAVVIIIALVVHALLAMRKFPINYKQFIVLKTHKHLMRHSDTSLWFVQAATGFAMFFLASVHLFVMLTQPHTIGPNGSAYRFVSEHFWILYLFLLFAVELHGSIGLYRLCIKWGWFEKLGLINLRRIKWFMSVFFIVLGLLTFGAYIKKGLTQTDTTINYKHIDTQLYGKGE; this comes from the coding sequence ATGCAACAAGATAAAATCATCGAAAGTTACTTGGGCATCACCCCAGAACGCAAAAAAAGCAAAATGCCGGCCAAACTTGATTTTTGGCAAAGTGCGACAGGATTATTTTTGGCTATTTTTATGATAGTGCATATGTTTTTGGTATCCAGCATACTCATTAGTGATGAAGCTATGTATAAAGTAACCAAATTTTTTGAGGGGAGTTTTTTGTTTAAAGCAGGGCATCCGGCAATTGTAAGTGGTGTTGCGGTTGTCATTATTATTGCGCTTGTGGTGCATGCTTTGTTGGCAATGAGAAAATTTCCTATTAATTATAAGCAATTTATTGTGTTAAAAACCCATAAACATCTCATGAGACATAGCGATACAAGCCTATGGTTTGTTCAGGCTGCCACAGGATTTGCAATGTTTTTTTTGGCAAGCGTGCATTTGTTTGTGATGCTTACACAACCTCATACAATTGGGCCTAATGGTTCTGCATATAGATTTGTAAGTGAGCATTTTTGGATTCTTTATTTATTTTTGCTTTTTGCAGTGGAATTACATGGATCTATTGGTCTTTATAGATTGTGTATCAAATGGGGTTGGTTTGAGAAATTGGGTCTTATAAATTTGCGTAGAATTAAGTGGTTTATGAGTGTATTTTTTATTGTTTTAGGGCTTTTGACTTTTGGAGCATATATTAAAAAAGGTCTTACTCAAACAGATACAACAATAAACTACAAACACATTGATACACAACTATATGGCAAGGGAGAATAA
- a CDS encoding protein-glutamate O-methyltransferase CheR has protein sequence MFFRKKEKEITKDKKSIPTPLPDDESGLIEFIDTIKKTSGVDLRPKQEVIKERLGNFAQVHHISSFKALNDKILSDHLLRQETLNLITVNETYFYRELLQLEGAIGFAKTLQKNIRILSAPCSSGEEVYSIGMLAYEMGLNLNQIKIYGIDINSDAIEKSLQGLYSSRSLHRLNDNLKSKFFDVVGNDFKIKKRLLPECEFRQMNIFDENFLNLGTFDIVFSRNMMIYFDATYRLKTIQRFHKILNTHGRLYVGHADLIPNTDLFNKNMADRIIYYQKL, from the coding sequence ATGTTTTTTAGAAAAAAAGAAAAAGAAATTACCAAAGATAAAAAATCAATTCCAACTCCCTTGCCGGATGATGAATCAGGTTTAATTGAATTCATTGATACAATTAAAAAAACTTCAGGAGTTGATTTAAGACCCAAACAAGAAGTTATCAAAGAAAGATTGGGAAATTTTGCACAAGTTCATCATATCAGCAGTTTCAAGGCGCTTAATGACAAAATTTTAAGCGATCATCTCCTAAGACAAGAGACTCTGAATCTTATCACAGTGAATGAAACTTATTTCTATAGAGAATTGCTTCAACTTGAAGGAGCAATAGGCTTTGCTAAAACTTTACAAAAAAACATTCGAATTCTTTCAGCCCCATGTTCAAGTGGAGAAGAAGTTTATTCAATTGGAATGCTTGCCTATGAAATGGGTTTAAATTTAAATCAAATTAAAATTTATGGGATTGATATTAATTCTGATGCAATTGAAAAAAGCCTGCAAGGTCTTTACTCTTCAAGGTCTTTACATCGTTTAAATGATAATCTCAAAAGCAAGTTTTTTGACGTAGTCGGCAATGATTTTAAGATAAAAAAAAGATTATTACCTGAATGCGAATTTAGACAGATGAATATTTTTGATGAAAACTTTTTAAATCTGGGTACTTTTGATATTGTGTTTTCACGGAATATGATGATTTATTTTGATGCCACTTATCGTCTCAAAACAATTCAAAGGTTTCATAAAATCTTAAATACTCATGGGAGACTTTATGTTGGGCATGCAGATTTGATCCCAAATACAGATCTTTTCAATAAGAACATGGCAGATCGTATTATCTATTACCAAAAACTTTAG
- a CDS encoding phospholipase D family protein, translated as MLSETNIAVMLFVAFFVLSGCSSVIASTKGIPKDRLPPQVFVQNFDPIQTEIGKVYAKELLKSPQESAAMNIKDGSYALLHRAGLARMAQKSIDIQTYIYKNDIASRILMHEIWEAANRGVKVRILIDDNGLDSDFSDVIALDNHPNISVKIFNPYKNRIRFFRFPEMVYDFGRINKRMHNKLFIVDNIALIIGGRNLADNYFDNNLNVNFSDTDVFFLGKIAQEAHDSFDAYWNFHRSIPVALLPSKSKIKKYLKKYPEYLKKIEGSPKDWEIYHRAIEGFISRYKNRQNIVYWGHAKLIADLPEKIQEDNKSPITEALSKIWKSTTDSIYISSAYFVPGEKGIKHLENAVNKGIDISILTNSLSSTDALVVYSAWEKYRNELVKLGVNVYEYKRNEGKVKIRGKLSSGASLHSKTIVFDDKITWVGSFNLDPRSESINTEVIAVFDNSDFAKETKRLMQIEMQKSWHLILRKNKVIWEGVEDGKVIDEKHSPDTSWFVRFVNFLAKIFPESQI; from the coding sequence ATGCTGAGCGAGACCAATATTGCTGTTATGTTGTTTGTGGCATTTTTTGTTTTGAGTGGGTGTTCATCTGTTATCGCATCTACAAAAGGGATACCTAAGGATAGGTTACCCCCACAAGTATTTGTCCAAAATTTTGATCCCATCCAAACAGAGATTGGAAAAGTTTATGCTAAAGAACTTCTCAAATCTCCTCAAGAAAGCGCTGCAATGAATATCAAAGATGGTTCTTATGCGCTTTTGCACCGAGCCGGATTGGCACGAATGGCCCAAAAAAGCATTGATATTCAAACTTATATTTACAAAAATGATATTGCTTCACGTATTTTGATGCATGAGATATGGGAAGCTGCAAATCGTGGTGTGAAAGTTAGAATTTTAATTGATGATAATGGGCTTGACTCAGACTTTTCTGATGTGATTGCTTTAGATAATCACCCCAATATTAGTGTTAAAATTTTCAATCCCTATAAAAATAGAATTCGATTTTTTAGATTCCCTGAAATGGTGTATGACTTTGGTAGAATCAATAAGAGAATGCACAATAAGCTTTTTATTGTCGATAATATTGCTTTGATTATCGGAGGCAGGAACCTTGCAGATAACTACTTTGATAATAATTTGAATGTCAATTTTTCAGATACAGATGTTTTTTTCTTAGGTAAGATTGCTCAAGAAGCCCACGATAGTTTTGATGCATATTGGAATTTTCATCGCTCTATTCCTGTTGCTTTATTACCTTCAAAATCTAAAATAAAAAAGTATTTGAAAAAATACCCTGAATATTTAAAAAAAATTGAAGGTTCTCCAAAAGATTGGGAAATTTATCATCGTGCAATTGAGGGTTTCATATCCAGATATAAAAATAGACAAAACATTGTATATTGGGGACATGCAAAATTAATCGCCGATCTTCCTGAAAAAATACAAGAAGATAATAAAAGCCCTATTACCGAAGCATTGAGTAAAATCTGGAAATCAACTACAGATTCAATTTATATTTCCTCAGCCTATTTTGTTCCGGGAGAAAAAGGGATAAAACACCTTGAAAATGCAGTAAATAAAGGAATTGACATTAGTATTTTGACTAATTCTTTATCTTCCACAGATGCTTTAGTTGTTTATAGCGCTTGGGAAAAATATCGTAATGAATTGGTAAAATTGGGTGTGAATGTCTATGAATACAAGCGCAATGAGGGTAAGGTTAAAATTCGAGGAAAGTTAAGCTCAGGAGCTTCTTTACATAGTAAAACTATTGTATTTGATGATAAGATTACTTGGGTGGGGAGTTTTAATCTTGATCCGCGTTCTGAAAGTATCAACACTGAAGTTATAGCTGTATTTGATAATAGTGATTTTGCCAAAGAAACCAAAAGGCTTATGCAAATAGAAATGCAAAAATCATGGCATCTTATTTTGAGAAAAAATAAGGTTATATGGGAGGGTGTTGAAGATGGTAAAGTTATCGATGAAAAACATTCTCCGGACACAAGTTGGTTTGTTCGATTTGTCAATTTCCTTGCAAAAATTTTCCCTGAAAGCCAAATTTAA
- a CDS encoding Bax inhibitor-1/YccA family protein, with the protein MGLYDRDYINNKTQSYSSTMSESALVSFVKTTYKFFAGSLLLATIGALIGFQYFDAVLQYKWAIFIAEIVAFFGLMFSKSKPGLNVAMLFIFTFLSGVTLVPLLGFVIAKSGAGAIWQALGMTTIIFGIMSIFALKTKTDLANMGKMLFIALIVVVICSLVNIFLGSPAFQAIIAGACAILFSVYVAYDTQNMMKGLYDSPIDAALSLYLDFLNIFISILQLIGIFGGRDD; encoded by the coding sequence ATGGGTCTATATGACAGAGATTATATAAATAACAAAACACAAAGTTATAGTAGCACTATGAGTGAGAGTGCATTGGTAAGCTTTGTGAAAACAACTTATAAATTTTTTGCCGGAAGTTTGTTGCTTGCCACAATTGGTGCATTGATAGGGTTTCAATATTTTGATGCGGTTTTGCAATACAAATGGGCAATTTTTATTGCTGAAATTGTTGCATTTTTTGGTTTGATGTTTTCAAAAAGCAAGCCGGGATTAAATGTGGCTATGTTGTTTATTTTTACGTTTTTATCAGGTGTTACGCTGGTGCCTTTGTTGGGATTTGTTATTGCTAAGTCAGGTGCAGGTGCTATTTGGCAAGCGCTTGGTATGACAACGATTATTTTTGGAATTATGAGTATTTTTGCTCTTAAAACCAAAACAGATTTAGCCAACATGGGAAAAATGCTTTTTATTGCATTGATTGTTGTGGTCATTTGCTCATTGGTTAATATCTTTTTGGGTTCTCCTGCTTTTCAAGCAATTATTGCCGGGGCTTGTGCAATTTTATTTAGTGTTTATGTAGCTTATGACACCCAAAATATGATGAAAGGACTATATGATAGTCCCATAGATGCAGCCCTAAGCTTATATTTAGATTTCTTAAATATCTTTATATCTATTTTGCAACTAATTGGTATATTTGGTGGAAGAGACGATTAA
- a CDS encoding fumarate reductase flavoprotein subunit: MKVTYCDSLIIGGGLAGLRAAVSAKQRGLSVIVLSLVPVRRSHSAAAQGGMQASLGNGKMSEGDNEDVHFLDTVKGSDWGCDQNVARMFVTTAPKAIRELAAFGVPWTRIKKGDRPAVINGEHVTITEDADRHGYIQSRDFGGTKKWRTCFTSDATGHTMLYTVANEAYKYGVDIRDRKEAVSIIYEDGQCYGAIVRDLITGEISAYISKGTLLATGGYGRIYAHTTNAVICEGIGAAIAMETGIAKLGNMEAVQFHPTCLVPSGILMTEGCRGDGGVLRDKDGYRFMPDYEPEKKELASRDVVSRRILEHIKSGKGVKSPYGDHVWLDISILGRAHIERNLRDVQDIAKTFTGIDPADEGSKGWVPIKPMQHYSMGGVRTNYKGETHLKGLFCAGEASCWDLHGFNRLGGNSVSEAIVSGMIIGDYFAEYCVGANVDVQTKTIQSFLEKEEKYLASLLNNSGNEDVYEIKNKMKVIMDEKVGVFRDGPILEEAVKELEELYKRSKNINVKNKKMHNNPELEDAYRVPKMLKIALCVAKGALDRTESRGAHTRMDYPKRDDEKWLNRTLASWADPEQTLPTLEYEDLDVMTMEITPDFRGYGAKGNFIPHPLKEKRDAQIKKIVEEIQAKGGDRYDLQDALMPFDLLPKYKARNQRLGDKK, translated from the coding sequence ATGAAAGTAACATATTGTGATTCATTAATTATTGGTGGTGGATTGGCCGGGCTTCGAGCAGCAGTTTCCGCCAAACAAAGAGGGCTTAGTGTGATTGTTTTGAGTTTGGTTCCTGTTCGTAGAAGTCACTCTGCTGCCGCTCAAGGAGGCATGCAAGCAAGTCTTGGAAATGGAAAAATGAGTGAAGGGGATAATGAAGATGTGCATTTTCTGGATACCGTAAAAGGAAGCGATTGGGGTTGTGATCAAAATGTTGCCAGAATGTTTGTTACAACTGCTCCTAAGGCAATTAGAGAATTAGCCGCATTTGGTGTGCCATGGACGAGAATCAAAAAAGGTGATAGACCTGCAGTTATTAATGGTGAGCATGTAACTATTACTGAAGATGCTGATAGGCATGGTTATATTCAATCAAGAGATTTTGGAGGGACTAAAAAATGGAGGACATGTTTTACATCTGATGCTACAGGGCATACTATGTTATACACAGTGGCCAATGAAGCTTATAAATATGGCGTGGATATTCGTGATCGCAAAGAAGCAGTATCTATTATCTATGAAGATGGTCAATGCTATGGGGCTATTGTGAGAGATTTGATTACAGGAGAAATTTCAGCCTACATTTCAAAAGGTACTTTGCTTGCTACCGGTGGTTATGGCAGGATTTATGCGCATACTACAAATGCTGTAATTTGTGAGGGAATAGGTGCGGCAATTGCGATGGAAACAGGGATTGCAAAGCTTGGCAATATGGAGGCAGTTCAGTTTCACCCTACTTGCCTGGTCCCCAGCGGCATATTAATGACAGAGGGTTGTCGTGGCGATGGGGGTGTTTTGAGAGATAAAGATGGTTACCGCTTTATGCCTGATTATGAACCTGAGAAAAAAGAACTTGCAAGTCGTGATGTCGTTTCTAGAAGAATTTTGGAACATATCAAAAGTGGTAAGGGTGTCAAATCTCCTTATGGCGATCATGTTTGGTTAGATATATCTATATTGGGTCGTGCTCATATTGAGAGAAACTTACGTGATGTCCAAGATATTGCCAAAACTTTTACGGGCATAGATCCTGCTGATGAGGGGAGTAAGGGATGGGTGCCTATTAAGCCTATGCAACACTACTCAATGGGAGGAGTAAGAACAAATTATAAAGGAGAGACCCATCTAAAAGGATTATTTTGCGCGGGTGAGGCTTCTTGTTGGGATTTGCATGGGTTTAACCGGTTGGGGGGAAATTCTGTAAGTGAAGCCATAGTATCCGGCATGATTATTGGGGATTATTTTGCAGAATATTGTGTGGGCGCTAATGTCGATGTGCAGACAAAAACAATCCAATCTTTTCTTGAAAAAGAAGAAAAATACCTTGCCTCTCTTTTGAACAATAGTGGCAATGAAGATGTCTATGAAATCAAGAATAAAATGAAAGTCATTATGGATGAAAAAGTTGGTGTATTTCGTGATGGTCCTATTTTGGAGGAAGCTGTTAAGGAGCTTGAAGAGCTTTATAAACGTTCTAAAAACATCAATGTTAAGAATAAGAAAATGCATAATAATCCTGAGTTAGAAGATGCTTATAGAGTCCCTAAAATGTTAAAAATTGCTCTTTGTGTAGCAAAAGGCGCACTTGATAGAACAGAATCAAGAGGCGCCCATACGCGAATGGATTATCCCAAACGAGATGATGAAAAGTGGCTTAACAGAACATTGGCATCATGGGCAGATCCGGAACAAACATTGCCTACTTTGGAATACGAAGATTTAGATGTGATGACAATGGAAATAACGCCTGATTTTAGAGGATATGGTGCTAAAGGGAACTTTATCCCTCACCCCTTAAAAGAGAAACGAGATGCCCAGATTAAAAAAATTGTGGAAGAAATTCAGGCAAAAGGTGGGGATAGGTATGATCTTCAAGATGCTTTGATGCCATTTGATTTGCTGCCTAAATATAAAGCTAGAAATCAACGATTAGGAGATAAAAAATGA
- a CDS encoding CheB methylesterase domain-containing protein yields MKTSKLVLIGASTGGPGHLNKLLRGIPNQGIPIVIAQHMNTVFIPYFVAQFGREMNMEVIEISQKQYLSGGIFICDKTSALMPESPLAIAPQEIQSIYNPNINVLFQSGVNVCSFTNILAILLTGIGDDGAQGLWELYKAGATCMAESEASAIVYGMPKKAKEINPNLNILHLDDIKARLERFLYVF; encoded by the coding sequence TTGAAAACTTCCAAGCTTGTATTGATAGGGGCTTCTACGGGAGGTCCGGGACATCTTAACAAACTTTTAAGGGGTATCCCCAATCAAGGGATACCTATCGTGATAGCTCAACATATGAATACAGTGTTTATTCCCTATTTTGTTGCACAATTTGGACGCGAAATGAATATGGAAGTCATTGAAATTTCACAAAAACAATATTTGAGTGGGGGTATTTTTATTTGTGATAAAACTTCTGCCTTAATGCCCGAATCTCCTCTTGCAATAGCTCCACAAGAAATACAAAGTATTTATAACCCCAATATTAATGTCTTATTTCAATCCGGTGTTAATGTTTGTAGTTTTACAAATATTTTAGCCATACTTTTAACAGGGATTGGAGATGATGGAGCACAAGGATTGTGGGAACTCTATAAGGCAGGCGCAACATGTATGGCTGAGAGTGAAGCAAGTGCAATTGTCTATGGAATGCCAAAAAAAGCTAAAGAAATCAATCCTAACTTGAATATTTTGCATTTAGATGATATTAAAGCAAGGCTAGAGAGATTTTTGTATGTTTTTTAG
- a CDS encoding fumarate reductase iron-sulfur subunit has translation MSTQENKGRVITIRVLKFDPQSAVSKPHFREYQLEETHSMTIFIALNLIREHQDPDLSFDFVCRAGICGSCAMMINGRPRLACKTLTQSFSENVITLMPLPAFKLIKDLSVNTGEWFAGMTKRVESWIHTNETIDISKPEEKVDPDVAQDIFELDRCIECGCCIASCATKLMREDFVGAAGMNRVVRFMIDPHDKRSDDDFYELVGNDDGVFGCMSLIACHDTCPKELPLQTKIAYLRRKMLSVGCKKS, from the coding sequence ATGAGTACGCAAGAAAATAAAGGAAGAGTGATTACCATTAGAGTCTTAAAGTTCGATCCTCAAAGTGCTGTGTCTAAACCTCATTTTAGAGAATATCAATTAGAAGAAACCCACTCAATGACAATTTTTATTGCTTTGAATTTAATTAGAGAACATCAAGATCCTGATTTGAGTTTTGATTTTGTTTGTCGCGCAGGGATTTGTGGGAGTTGCGCGATGATGATTAACGGTCGTCCAAGACTTGCTTGTAAGACTCTAACTCAAAGTTTTTCTGAAAATGTGATTACCTTGATGCCTTTGCCTGCTTTTAAACTTATCAAAGACTTAAGTGTAAATACAGGGGAATGGTTTGCAGGCATGACTAAACGTGTTGAGAGTTGGATTCATACTAATGAAACTATTGATATTTCTAAACCTGAAGAAAAAGTCGATCCTGATGTTGCCCAAGATATATTTGAGTTGGACAGATGTATTGAATGTGGGTGTTGTATTGCAAGTTGTGCAACCAAACTAATGAGAGAAGATTTTGTTGGTGCAGCAGGCATGAACCGTGTTGTAAGATTTATGATTGATCCCCATGACAAACGAAGCGATGATGATTTCTATGAGCTTGTGGGCAATGATGATGGGGTTTTTGGATGCATGAGTTTGATTGCTTGTCATGATACTTGTCCAAAGGAGCTGCCATTACAGACTAAAATCGCTTATTTGAGGCGTAAAATGCTTTCGGTAGGTTGTAAAAAATCTTAA
- a CDS encoding triose-phosphate isomerase yields MQKIIAANFKTNHTRASTKTYLEALDKKIDQSDRIYVFPTSSALCKNNFQHLKIGVQNAYPVINGAFTGEIGLEALHEFDIQTILIGHSERRNILGESQKFCADKFNFFAKNGFEIIYCVGEDLSIRQKGFNALKKFIQTQFAGIPTNYDKLIIAYEPIWAIGTGLSATTEQIEQVHQSIKDISPAPLLYGGSVNAKNAEEILHAKAVDGVLVGNASLDADSFYHIIEQGRK; encoded by the coding sequence ATGCAAAAAATTATTGCTGCAAATTTTAAAACAAATCATACAAGAGCCAGCACAAAAACTTATTTAGAAGCGCTGGATAAAAAAATTGATCAATCAGATAGGATCTATGTTTTCCCTACTTCAAGCGCCTTGTGTAAAAACAACTTTCAACATTTAAAAATAGGTGTTCAAAATGCCTATCCTGTGATTAATGGAGCATTTACCGGCGAAATAGGGTTAGAAGCACTTCATGAATTTGATATTCAAACAATCCTGATTGGACATAGCGAAAGAAGAAATATTTTAGGTGAATCTCAAAAATTTTGTGCTGATAAATTTAATTTTTTTGCTAAAAATGGATTTGAAATCATTTATTGTGTAGGTGAAGATTTATCTATTAGACAAAAGGGATTCAACGCCCTCAAGAAATTTATCCAAACACAATTTGCCGGCATTCCCACTAATTATGATAAGCTTATCATTGCTTATGAACCTATTTGGGCAATAGGAACAGGATTGAGCGCCACAACAGAACAAATTGAACAAGTTCATCAAAGTATCAAAGATATTTCCCCTGCTCCCCTGCTTTATGGAGGAAGCGTTAATGCAAAAAATGCAGAAGAAATCCTTCATGCAAAAGCTGTAGATGGAGTACTTGTAGGGAATGCTTCTCTTGATGCAGATAGTTTTTATCACATTATTGAACAAGGAAGAAAATAA
- the lpxD gene encoding UDP-3-O-(3-hydroxymyristoyl)glucosamine N-acyltransferase, with protein sequence MKLSEMLQKINLQPSITRDFEVATLAPLDHASQNDISYIDQNKYLKNLSTSQAGAVLIREKDAYAVPSHIQAIVVSDPHLAFAKLSHFFAKPQFCSPCFQDNDAHDQNIGKNTIVMPHVFLGKNVKIDEGCLLMPGVVISDNVHIGKNCKIFPNVVIYRDTQIGNNVYIHAGSVIGSDGFGYAHTQMGEHIKIEHNGCVVIEDDVEIGANNTIDRAVFGETRIKKGTKIDNLVQIGHNCVVGEHSLIVSQVGLAGSTTTGRNVVMGGQAGTGGHIHIGDFTQIAGRGAVGKNLPPNTKWGGHPLMELDEWMKFFVTLRRMVKKKD encoded by the coding sequence ATGAAACTTTCTGAAATGCTTCAAAAAATCAATTTACAACCCTCAATAACTAGAGATTTTGAAGTTGCTACTCTAGCACCACTCGATCATGCTTCTCAAAACGATATTAGCTATATTGATCAAAATAAATATCTCAAAAACTTATCAACCTCACAAGCCGGAGCTGTGCTTATTAGAGAAAAAGATGCATACGCAGTGCCAAGTCATATACAAGCTATTGTCGTGAGTGATCCCCATTTAGCTTTTGCAAAACTTTCTCATTTTTTTGCCAAACCTCAATTCTGTTCTCCTTGTTTTCAAGATAATGATGCCCATGACCAAAATATAGGTAAAAATACTATTGTCATGCCTCATGTTTTTTTGGGAAAAAATGTAAAAATTGATGAAGGGTGTTTGTTGATGCCCGGAGTTGTCATCAGTGATAATGTTCATATTGGAAAAAACTGCAAAATATTCCCTAATGTAGTTATTTATAGAGATACACAAATTGGCAACAATGTTTATATTCATGCCGGAAGCGTAATCGGAAGCGATGGTTTTGGCTATGCCCATACTCAGATGGGAGAACATATCAAAATTGAACATAATGGATGTGTGGTAATTGAAGATGATGTAGAAATTGGTGCTAATAATACCATTGATCGTGCAGTATTTGGAGAAACCAGAATCAAAAAAGGCACAAAAATTGATAATCTTGTTCAAATTGGTCATAATTGTGTTGTTGGAGAACATTCACTTATTGTATCTCAAGTAGGCTTAGCCGGTTCTACGACAACAGGACGCAATGTTGTCATGGGTGGTCAAGCAGGAACGGGAGGACATATCCATATTGGAGATTTTACACAAATCGCAGGTCGTGGAGCTGTGGGGAAAAATCTACCGCCTAACACTAAATGGGGAGGGCATCCCTTGATGGAATTAGATGAATGGATGAAATTTTTTGTAACATTACGAAGAATGGTGAAGAAAAAAGATTGA